The window CGATCGCGGCAGGCGGCTCCACGATCAAGGATTACGCCCAGCCGAGCGGCGAACTGGGCTATTTCGCGGCGTCCTGGCAGGTCTATGGGCGCGAAGGGCTGGCCTGCGGCTGCGGCGCCCCGATTCTGCGCTTCGTTCAGGGCGGACGCAGCACCTTCTGGTGCCGGAAATGCCAGAAGTAGGCGGGTTTCGGTCCACTTTCCGGTCATCCCGGCGCTTGACGAAAACCCCCACCATCGGTAAGGGGCGCGCTTTCCGGCGAGACAGCTCGCCATACCGGATCAACCAGGCAGGGGCCGCCCGGCGGCCAGATACGAGGATTTTCGATGGCCAATACGCCGCAAGCCCGCAAGCGCATCCGTCGCAACGACCGCCGTGCGCTCATCAACACCAACCGTCTCAGCCGCATCCGCACCTTCGTGAAGAAGGTCGAAGCGGCGCTCGAGGGTGGCGACAAGACCGCCGCCGCTGCCGCGCTCAAGGAAGCGCAGCCCGAGCTGGCACGTGGTGTTGCGCGCGGCGTGCTCCACAAGAACACCGTGGCGCGCAAGATGTCGCGCCTCACCAAGCGCGTCGCCGCTCTCTGATTCGCCGCCGTCCGGAAACGGACGGGTGATTCGGGACCGACGATCCACGCGCTGACCGTTGCTCCGGCAGCGGGACAGGTACGGATAGAGAACGGAGCTGGAGAGCGATCTTCAGCTCCGTTTTTTTGCGTCTGCGATGCTGCAGGTGCGTTGTCTTCGAAATGTAAGGAAACCCGCCGATTCCCCGTGTCCACTTTTGTGATTCGGAATCGGACTAATTCCAAGCACATGAAAAATTGAGATAATTTTCCACAATCGCAGATTTCCGTCAGATGACATGAGTCAACCGCGATAATTTTTTTTATTTGGGGAGGACCGTATTGCGCCCCGGCTCAAGCGCTCCCTAAAAGGACCTCGGCCGTTGCGGAACGTGCCGGGGAATCACCGACCAGAATCAAGTCAGAAACAGGAAACGGGCGCTGCGAACTCGCGTTTGCGGCACGGGATTGTTTTTGCTTTGCGAAAGGTTGGTGGGTGCCCGTTCCGCGCTGCGGCCATGGGTGCAAACATGTTCAAGACGGAGTTCCGGGTCATGACAGCAACGTCAGCGGGTCATTCGTCGTCCGAGCGCGCCAGCGAGGCGCGCGCGGGTCAAGGTCAAGTCGCAGTAAGGAAGTCGAAGGCGGTGAAAGTGGCG of the Novosphingobium sp. 9 genome contains:
- the rpsT gene encoding 30S ribosomal protein S20 — encoded protein: MANTPQARKRIRRNDRRALINTNRLSRIRTFVKKVEAALEGGDKTAAAAALKEAQPELARGVARGVLHKNTVARKMSRLTKRVAAL